Sequence from the Mycobacterium florentinum genome:
ACGGTGCCAACAGATTCCACTTGGCCGAACCCGAACTCAGTGGGCTGGGCGTGATCACCTCGACACCGGGCCGCAGTAGGTCGTCCCAGTCCCTGATGTTCTTCGGATTACCCTTGCGCACAACCAATGTCACGACCGACCCGAATGGGTTGCCGTGGCCAGCTTGGCGGTCCCAATCCGTGGAGACCTTTCCCGCTTTCACCAAGCGGGTGATGTCGGGCTCGACCGAGAAGTTCACGACGTCGGCCGGTTTGCCCTCGACGACCCCGCGCGACTGGTCGGCCGACGCGGCGTAGGACGTGATCACCTGCACGCCTTTGCCTTCTCGGGTCTCGTTGAATGCCGGAATCACCGCGCTCCAACCGGGTTCGGGAACGGAATACGCGACCAGGGTGATCTTGGTATTGACATTGTTCAGTGCACTGCCGCCCACGGCATCGCTGGCGCCGCCCGCACATGCCGACACCAAACCGACGGCCGACAGCAGCGCGGCGAGCGGACGCCACCGTGATGCGATACCGATGTCGTCGAGCATGAGCCGGCCTTCCAGTGCGGGACTTGGGTGCGTCGATCCCGTTGCTGCGGAAGGGCACTAGGGCATCCGAGGAATTCGCCAACTCGAGACCGGACCGCGCACGGACAGCAGAGTCAGCGACAACAGCGCACGACGGCGGGGTGCTCCAGAGAACGGGCTGCCGCATGCATGGCGCGAGCGTAGCAAAGCAGCACTAGCCACAAGGCCCTGCCGCAACGCGGTATTCGTCGTCGCCAGTGAAGCGACGCCGGCCGAGCACCGGCTTAGCCGGTCGTGACGTCGACGTCACGCATCCGACGGGCGGCGGGCCCGGCCGGCAGCGGCGCCGGCGGCGAAAAAGTCACGTTGATGAAAAGAGCCGGACACCGGTCGGTACTGGTCGGGCAGTGCGGTCTCAGGCCGGCATCATTTCGGCGCGTTCGTCCACGATCTTGGCCGGGTTCGGATTTAATGCTCCGAAAGAGGGCGACCAGTAACCCTTTTCTCAATACCGTTGCGCGCCGCCACCGCGGCTCGAGAAAAGGATCCCCATGGCCCGCACCCCGACGACCACGGTCGCCGCGGCCGTGCACGTCACCGCCCTAATATGCGCAACCGCGTCATCGATCACCTGGGCGGCCGCGGCCCACGCCACCCCGGGTCCTCCCGCGCCGGACGCCGACCACGAGGTGGCCATGTACGGCGACCCGGCGGCCGCCGCCCCATTTTGGCGCCGCCAGCACGCTTCGGACTGCGGCGAGATCGCGGTCGCCGATGTCGTCGGGGAACTCACCGGTCACCTCCCCACCGAGCGCCAGGTCACTTCCGTAGCCGAAAACACGCCGGGAGCAACGGGTTCCAAGCCAATATGGACTCCGCCGGGCAACACCGACATCAGAGACCTACCGCCGCTGCTCTGGCACTACTGGGTCAGGGCCGACAATATCCAGACCAACATCGCTGCCCTGCAACAGAATCTGGCCGACAAGCGCAAGGTGATCGCCCTCGTCAACGCCGAGACCGTCTGGAACCGTCCCGGCAACCGCGACGTCGCGAACCACTTTGTGGTCGTCACCGGCATCGACACCAAAGCCGGTGTGGTGCATCTCAACGACAGCGGCATCGACACCGGCCGCGACGAACAGATCCCCATCGCCACCTTCGAACGGGCGTGGGCGCCCAACCGTAACTCCGCGGTCGTGACGCGGTCCTGACAAAAGGGAAGTTAAACCCGTTTCAGGTAAGGCTTTTCATCGGGCCCGACGCGATCTCCGCGGATCCACGACCGTTGGCGAGGCTGCACGACTCGGCCAGCTCGGGCCCATAGGTGGCCGCACCGCACTCACATTCCCAGCAGATATGCCGGCCACAGGAACACGGAATGGTGGCCACGATCATGTGTCCCGGCAGAAGCCAGTGACCACGTGCACACCGTTGTGGTGGTCTGTCCATCCATTGCGTTCGCGAGCCATGCGCTAGATCGTTGACATGAACACTCACGGGCACCACCCTCCCATCGGCCCGCGCACCATGCCAGAGCGATGTACGAATCGTTATCGTCTCGCTGACGTGTCGTTGTCTGCGAATTCGCGTGAGCGATCAGTTCTTTTCGAGAGTCACCTGGCTGACCCCGATTTGGCCGGTGCGGAACGCGTTGGCCCGGCCGGTCAGGTAGTTCAGATATCGCTCGTAGACCTCTTCGGACTGCATTTCGATGGCCTCGTCCTTACGCGCCTCGAGCGCGGCGGCCCACAGGTCGAGCGTCTTGACGTAATGCGGCTGCAGCGGCTCGCGCAGGGTCAGGGTGAAACCCATCCCTTCCGCCTGCCGCTCGACCGGGTCGAGCGAGGGCGGACCGGTGATCGTGTGCAAGAACATGACGCCATCGTCGGGCAGGACGGTGTAGGCCATTTCGAAGAAGTCGTCGTAGCGGTCGTGGCGACCCTGCTCGAACGCGCCTATCGACACGATCCGGTCGACCGGCTCGGTGAACTCCTCCCAGCCCTGCAGCAGCACCCACTTGCTGCGTTCGGTGTCCAGCTCGTCGAACATTTTCTGCACGTGGGCGGCCTGATCGCTGGACTTTGTCAGCCCGACGACATTGACGTCGTACTTCTCGATGGCCCGGCGCATCGTGGTGCCCCAGCCGCAGGCGATGTCGAGCAGCGTCATGCCGGGCCGCAGATCCAGCTCGGCCAGCGCCAAATCGATCTTGGCGATTTGCGCCTCTTCCAGCGTCATGTCATCGTGCTCGAAATAGGCGCAGCTGTAGGTCTGGGTCCGATCAAGGAACAGACGGAAAAAATCGTCGGACAAGTCGTAACGTGCCTGTGCTTCGTCGACGTTCGGGATCAATCCCTGAGTCATAATTGCGTCGCCTTTCCGGACCCAGGGTCCCCCCACTTGACATCTAAAGTTTGCACATAGGTACCCCCGCGCGCGCGGCGTAAACCAAATTCAAAGCGAGTTCTCAGCTGTGAGCTGCGCCTTTTGCGACTGTCGGCATTCGCCGATGAATTCCGGCCGGCCCGCCAGTCAGACCTTTGAGTCGGAAGAATCGAGAGCTTCGACAGAAGGAGGGTGGATTTCCATGTCCCCGAACAACACGGCGCTACCGCCGGTCGTCGATGCCGACACCTGGCGCGCCGAGCTCGACGAACTGCGCAAGCGCGAAAAGGCCGCCACCCGCGAACTGGATGCGATCGCCGCACAGCGGCGCCGCCTGCCGATGGTCAAGCTGCCCGACTACACCCTGGTCGGCGCCGACGGACCCGTCCGCCTGGTCGACGTGTTCGGTGGTCGATCGCAGCTCATCACCTACCACCACATGTGGTCGGACGGCGCGCAGTGGCAGTGCGGCGGGTGCACGGGTTTCACGTCGCAGTTCACCCGACTCGAATTCCTCGACAACTACGACGCCCGTTTCGTCATCATCACCAATGGCCCGATCGAGGAGGCACTCGCCTACCGGGAGAGGGTCGGCAATCGGATGCAGTGGTATTCGTCGTCGCAGACCCCATTCGGAGCGGACATGGACGCGCCTCCCGGCGGAGGCTTCGCGGTCAACGTGTTTCTGCGCGACGGCGACACGGTGTATCGCACCTGGCACACGAATGGGCGCGGCACCGAGCAACTCAGCCACTCGTTCGCGCTGATCGACCTATTGCCGTGGGGCCGCCAGGAAGAATGGCTCGATTCACCCGCGGGCTGGCCGTCGCGGCCTACCTATTCCGGCTGGCTGGACTCCCCCGACATCGCCCGCGCCTACGGGACAGAAGGCTAACGCCCGCCGTCGACCACTTTCACCGTCTTGTGCGGATAGCGTCGCTCCGCAAATTCCTTGGCCTTGGAATTCGGTAGCACATACAGGGTTTCCTTCTTGTCCTGCAACGGTTTGAGCACCAGGTCCATGAAGCTCTTGCGGTTGTCCAGGTAAGGCTCGATCACGTCCTCGCCGGCCGGGCACACGGCCAGGCAGTAGGCCGCCTTGTAGTTGGGCTTGAACGACAGGCTCTGCCACATCGACGCGTTCTCCGAATCGGTTACCCGCGAACGAAAATCGGCCGCGTCCGTACTATCGGCAACGGTCTGCACCCAATCCGTGAAGCCGCCCATGAACTCGCGGTAGTTGTGCGTCGAACACGCCAGCCAGTCGAAGCTGCCATCCTTGCCGATCGCGCCGACCGGGCAGGCCGCGACGCAGAGCTTGCATTCCAGGCACGGGCTGTAGTCCAGCGGTTCGCCGTAGCTGCTGATCGGCGTGTCCACCAGGATGGTGCCCAGCAGGATGAAGTTGCCGAACTTGGGGTGAATCACGTTGCGGTGGATACCCATGACGCCGAGACCGGCCACCACGGCGACGGGTTTGTGCGCCACCACCCAGATCCGGCCCGGGTAATTGTCCATCTCCATCGGAAAGGTCGCCGACGGATTCAGCACCCGATGGCCGGCGTCCTGCAGCCGTCGCACGATGCGGTAGGCCGCCTCGTTGAGCAACTCGCCGCTGCGGTGAAACTCCTGGTTGGCGACGCTGCGCGCCGTCGAGCGGATGTTGTCGCGGTTCATCTTGACCACCAGCGAGATGTAGCTCTTGGTGCCCGGCAGCGCGGCCTCGACGTGCTCGACCTCCGAGGCCAGGTCGGGGTTGTCGACGCTGGCGAACGCCACGTCGTCGACGCCCGCGTCCAGGCATATCTGGCGCAGCCAATCCGCATCGAGCACACCGGGTTTCTGCGGCCGGCGGGATCGCACCTTGCGCACGGTGGGATGCGCCGCCAGCCGGGCCGGAAATTTCTCGGTCATGCTAGGTATAGTACACAATACTTAGGCGGAGCCGGCCCCCATGCGGCAGGCGCACGAGGCGGTGATCGCGACGTCGGCGTGCGCGCCCGCCAGCGTCAATTGCTGCTCGATGATCGCCGCCTCCGCGGTTCGGCCGAGCCGCCGCAGACACTCGTGATAGCCATGCAGGCTCCACACGTTGTTGGGATGTTGGCAACATCTGCGCACCGTCGGATCGAGGCCGAGATCGGCGGCGTAGACGGCGGCCGCCTCGGCCACCCGACCCTGTTCCAGCAGCAAGGCACCATAGGCGTGGCGGGTCGGTTGCATCCAGCCCCAGGGTTCGTCGTAGGGCAGGGCGTCGTCGAGTTCGACAGCGCGGCGAAGATGCCGGAAAGCCAGATCGAATTGTCCTTGCCGGTAAGCGATCTCGCCGTCGAGCATCGCGCCGGCCACCGCAAGTATGTCACGACTGGTGTTGTTGAACAGATACCGAGACGCGGGAATGCGGGCATACGCGGCGATGAAGGCTGCTCGCTCCGCATCCGCCTGCGCCAGTTGGCCTTTGGCAGCGTAGGCCACGCCGCGGCCGTAGTGGATGGTCGCCACCGTGGTGCAGTACAAATCCTGATCGCTCGGCAATGACTCGGCTATCAGGTCTTCCCACCGACCGAAGCGGACGAAGACGTGCACCCGAAGCGGAACGAAGGCCTCCAGCCAGTCGGCCATCGGTGGTGATTCGATGGACAGCAGTTCTGGAGTGAGTTGCTGGGCGAGTTCATCGGCGGCCTCCAGCGCGACGCGGAATTGACCGGAGAACATCGCGGCGTACACGACGAAGTGCAAGTCGTGTGCCCGGTAGGCCGAGTAAAAGTTCAGCGCGCCTTCGCGTTCGAGAAACCGGCGGTCCGCCCGCACCGCAATCTGGTTCGACACCACCGCGTTGCGGTAGTCGCCGCACAGCACATCGATATGGGTGGGCATGTGTTCGAGGTGGCCGGCGTCGGGCACCATCCCGCGCAGCAGATCGGCCGCCGGCAGCGCCTGCTCGGGGTGGGCGGACAGCTCCATCGTGTGCAAGTAGAGATGCAGGATGCCGGGGTGGGCCCGGCCGCCGGGAGTCGTGAGGGCGGTCTGAAGAATCTGTTTGGCCTCGACCACTCGGGAACCCGGGGCCGGCTCGCCGGTGTGGGTGTCCCACAGTGTCCACGCGGTCAGATTGACCAGCGCATCCGCGGTCAGGGCCGCAACGTCCATGTCGTTCGGATAGGCCGTCGCCAGGTCCGTCATCGCTGCCGCGTACGAGGCGTTGCCGTCGGCCAGCGCCGCGGTGTCGGTCACGTCATCCGGCGGAAAGCGAGCGCTCAGCGCGTCGATCAGTCCGCGCTCAACGGCCGTCGCGCGCCCGCCGGTCGCCAACCGCAGCTCGTCTCGCGCCCGGGTCAGCGATGCGGCCAGCTCGACCGGGTCGAACGCGTCCCACGCTTTGTTGTAGTTGGGCCCCACTGAGTAGGCGATGCCCCATCGCGCGATGGCAAGGTCGGGGTCCAGGCCGAGTGCCTGCTCGAAGCACCGCACCGCCTCTTCGTGGTTGAACGCATACGCCCACACCATGCCGCGGTCGAAC
This genomic interval carries:
- a CDS encoding epoxyqueuosine reductase; the protein is MTEKFPARLAAHPTVRKVRSRRPQKPGVLDADWLRQICLDAGVDDVAFASVDNPDLASEVEHVEAALPGTKSYISLVVKMNRDNIRSTARSVANQEFHRSGELLNEAAYRIVRRLQDAGHRVLNPSATFPMEMDNYPGRIWVVAHKPVAVVAGLGVMGIHRNVIHPKFGNFILLGTILVDTPISSYGEPLDYSPCLECKLCVAACPVGAIGKDGSFDWLACSTHNYREFMGGFTDWVQTVADSTDAADFRSRVTDSENASMWQSLSFKPNYKAAYCLAVCPAGEDVIEPYLDNRKSFMDLVLKPLQDKKETLYVLPNSKAKEFAERRYPHKTVKVVDGGR
- a CDS encoding sulfate ABC transporter substrate-binding protein yields the protein MLDDIGIASRWRPLAALLSAVGLVSACAGGASDAVGGSALNNVNTKITLVAYSVPEPGWSAVIPAFNETREGKGVQVITSYAASADQSRGVVEGKPADVVNFSVEPDITRLVKAGKVSTDWDRQAGHGNPFGSVVTLVVRKGNPKNIRDWDDLLRPGVEVITPSPLSSGSAKWNLLAPYAAKSRGGADPQAGIDFISKLVHEHVKLRPGSGRIATAVFSEGSGDVLISYENEAIAAERQGKPVEHIIPSQTFKIENPVAVVSTSAHLDVATAFKNFQYTAVAQKLWAQAGFRAIDPAVASTFRGQYPVPVKLWTIDDLGGWGSADSQLFDKNTGSITKVYVQATG
- a CDS encoding DUF899 domain-containing protein, which codes for MSPNNTALPPVVDADTWRAELDELRKREKAATRELDAIAAQRRRLPMVKLPDYTLVGADGPVRLVDVFGGRSQLITYHHMWSDGAQWQCGGCTGFTSQFTRLEFLDNYDARFVIITNGPIEEALAYRERVGNRMQWYSSSQTPFGADMDAPPGGGFAVNVFLRDGDTVYRTWHTNGRGTEQLSHSFALIDLLPWGRQEEWLDSPAGWPSRPTYSGWLDSPDIARAYGTEG
- a CDS encoding tetratricopeptide repeat protein; translated protein: MALPRGDVEPYYDLGSYHRAVDTTSAQAQRWFDRGMVWAYAFNHEEAVRCFEQALGLDPDLAIARWGIAYSVGPNYNKAWDAFDPVELAASLTRARDELRLATGGRATAVERGLIDALSARFPPDDVTDTAALADGNASYAAAMTDLATAYPNDMDVAALTADALVNLTAWTLWDTHTGEPAPGSRVVEAKQILQTALTTPGGRAHPGILHLYLHTMELSAHPEQALPAADLLRGMVPDAGHLEHMPTHIDVLCGDYRNAVVSNQIAVRADRRFLEREGALNFYSAYRAHDLHFVVYAAMFSGQFRVALEAADELAQQLTPELLSIESPPMADWLEAFVPLRVHVFVRFGRWEDLIAESLPSDQDLYCTTVATIHYGRGVAYAAKGQLAQADAERAAFIAAYARIPASRYLFNNTSRDILAVAGAMLDGEIAYRQGQFDLAFRHLRRAVELDDALPYDEPWGWMQPTRHAYGALLLEQGRVAEAAAVYAADLGLDPTVRRCCQHPNNVWSLHGYHECLRRLGRTAEAAIIEQQLTLAGAHADVAITASCACRMGAGSA
- a CDS encoding class I SAM-dependent methyltransferase, which encodes MTQGLIPNVDEAQARYDLSDDFFRLFLDRTQTYSCAYFEHDDMTLEEAQIAKIDLALAELDLRPGMTLLDIACGWGTTMRRAIEKYDVNVVGLTKSSDQAAHVQKMFDELDTERSKWVLLQGWEEFTEPVDRIVSIGAFEQGRHDRYDDFFEMAYTVLPDDGVMFLHTITGPPSLDPVERQAEGMGFTLTLREPLQPHYVKTLDLWAAALEARKDEAIEMQSEEVYERYLNYLTGRANAFRTGQIGVSQVTLEKN
- a CDS encoding cysteine peptidase family C39 domain-containing protein encodes the protein MARTPTTTVAAAVHVTALICATASSITWAAAAHATPGPPAPDADHEVAMYGDPAAAAPFWRRQHASDCGEIAVADVVGELTGHLPTERQVTSVAENTPGATGSKPIWTPPGNTDIRDLPPLLWHYWVRADNIQTNIAALQQNLADKRKVIALVNAETVWNRPGNRDVANHFVVVTGIDTKAGVVHLNDSGIDTGRDEQIPIATFERAWAPNRNSAVVTRS